One segment of Streptomyces sp. TG1A-8 DNA contains the following:
- a CDS encoding cyclopropane-fatty-acyl-phospholipid synthase family protein produces the protein MADAASRLRSLAEQALGAPLPVRLRAWDGSQAGPADAPALVLRNRRALRRMLFKPGELGLARAWVAGDLDVEGDLYTALDAVAGLVWERDEDARGLVQALRDPDVRAAGRELLKLAGPPVPPAPPREEVRRPRRGLHTRRTDKRAISHHYDVGNDFYEIVLGSSMVYSCAYWEPDATLESAQRDKLELVCRKLGLTPGQRLLDVGCGWGSMAVHAAREHGVSVVGVTLSQEQAAYARKRVADEGLTDRVEIRVQDYRDVVDGPYDAISSIGMAEHVGAERYLEYARNLYALLKPGGRLLNHQIARRPRRDETAYEVDPFIDSYVFPDGELAPVGTTVTQLERAGFEVRDVESIREHYALTLRRWVTNLEADWDRAVRLTTPGRARVWRLYMAASALAFERNRIGVNQVLAVRTPESGRSGLPLRTRTWNA, from the coding sequence ATGGCCGACGCCGCGTCGCGGCTGAGGAGTCTTGCCGAACAGGCGCTGGGAGCACCGCTCCCGGTGCGGCTGCGGGCGTGGGACGGATCGCAGGCGGGGCCGGCCGACGCGCCGGCGCTCGTCCTGCGCAACCGCCGCGCCCTGCGCCGCATGCTGTTCAAACCCGGCGAACTGGGCCTGGCCCGCGCCTGGGTCGCCGGCGACCTGGACGTCGAGGGCGACCTGTACACGGCCCTCGACGCCGTGGCCGGGCTGGTCTGGGAACGCGACGAGGACGCCCGCGGCCTCGTCCAGGCGCTGCGCGACCCGGACGTGCGGGCCGCCGGGCGGGAGCTGTTGAAGCTCGCCGGGCCGCCCGTCCCGCCCGCCCCGCCCCGCGAGGAGGTCCGCAGGCCCCGCCGCGGGCTGCACACGCGCCGCACCGACAAGCGGGCCATCAGCCACCACTACGACGTCGGCAACGACTTCTACGAGATCGTCCTCGGCTCGTCCATGGTGTACTCCTGCGCCTACTGGGAGCCGGACGCGACGCTGGAGTCGGCCCAGCGCGACAAGCTCGAACTGGTCTGCCGCAAGCTCGGCCTGACACCGGGGCAGCGACTGCTGGACGTCGGCTGCGGCTGGGGCTCGATGGCCGTCCACGCGGCCCGGGAGCACGGCGTGAGCGTCGTCGGCGTCACCCTCTCGCAGGAACAGGCGGCCTACGCCCGCAAGCGCGTGGCCGACGAGGGCCTGACCGACCGCGTGGAGATCAGGGTCCAGGACTACCGGGACGTCGTGGACGGCCCCTACGACGCGATCTCCTCCATCGGCATGGCCGAGCACGTCGGCGCCGAACGCTACCTGGAGTACGCCAGGAACCTGTACGCCCTGCTCAAGCCCGGCGGCCGGCTGCTCAACCACCAGATCGCCCGCCGGCCCCGGCGCGACGAAACGGCCTACGAGGTCGACCCGTTCATCGACTCCTACGTCTTCCCGGACGGCGAACTCGCCCCCGTCGGCACCACCGTGACCCAGTTGGAGCGCGCCGGCTTCGAGGTCCGGGACGTGGAGTCGATCCGCGAGCACTACGCCCTCACCCTGCGCCGCTGGGTGACCAACCTCGAGGCCGACTGGGACCGCGCGGTCCGCCTCACCACCCCGGGCCGCGCCCGCGTCTGGCGCCTGTACATGGCGGCCTCCGCGCTCGCCTTCGAGCGCAACCGCATCGGCGTCAACCAGGTCCTCGCGGTCCGCACCCCGGAGTCCGGCCGGTCCGGCCTGCCGCTGCGCACCCGCACCTGGAACGCCTGA
- a CDS encoding type II toxin-antitoxin system Phd/YefM family antitoxin, giving the protein MTENTVTVREARAHLADHINRAEEGVPTVITRNGAPVAAVVPISDFEALEEAADVMLAREAETVLAEGGTTVTMAELLADLFSEQDGEAA; this is encoded by the coding sequence ATGACTGAGAACACCGTGACCGTACGGGAAGCCCGCGCACACCTCGCCGACCACATCAACCGGGCTGAGGAAGGCGTCCCGACTGTCATCACCCGCAACGGCGCCCCGGTGGCAGCCGTGGTGCCGATCTCGGACTTCGAGGCGTTGGAGGAAGCGGCCGACGTGATGCTGGCGCGCGAGGCCGAAACGGTGCTGGCCGAGGGCGGCACCACCGTGACCATGGCGGAACTGCTGGCGGACCTGTTCAGCGAGCAGGACGGCGAGGCGGCGTGA
- a CDS encoding Bax inhibitor-1/YccA family protein: protein MRSSNPVFSRRGFSRDNGYAGFNTAAQAGYAQGNPYAQNPYAQNPYAQQGAQYGAPPQAPAATGRMTMDDVVLRSALTLGTVAVGAVLAWALLPVSGTSYGLAFGAAIIAMVLALVQSFKRTPSPALILGYAAFEGVFLGVISEMYNSRWSGAPFQAVLGTMAVSAATLLVYKAGWIRVTARYARIGMAIAVAFVLVMAVNLLLVAFGVAEGGGLRSFGPLGVAVGVIAILLGAFFLTLDFKQIEDGIAYGAPRDESWLAAFGLTLTLVWIYVEMLRLVAIFNNND from the coding sequence ATGAGGAGCAGCAACCCGGTCTTCTCGCGACGGGGGTTCAGCCGCGACAACGGCTACGCCGGCTTCAACACCGCAGCGCAGGCCGGGTACGCGCAGGGCAACCCGTACGCGCAGAACCCCTACGCCCAGAACCCCTACGCCCAGCAGGGCGCGCAGTACGGCGCGCCGCCGCAGGCCCCGGCCGCCACCGGCCGGATGACGATGGACGACGTCGTCCTGCGCTCGGCCCTCACGCTCGGCACGGTCGCCGTCGGCGCCGTCCTCGCGTGGGCGCTGCTGCCGGTCTCGGGGACCAGCTACGGCCTGGCCTTCGGCGCCGCCATCATCGCGATGGTCCTGGCGCTCGTGCAGAGCTTCAAGCGGACCCCGTCGCCCGCGCTGATCCTGGGGTACGCCGCCTTCGAGGGCGTCTTCCTCGGTGTCATCAGCGAGATGTACAACAGCCGCTGGAGCGGCGCCCCCTTCCAGGCGGTGCTGGGCACCATGGCGGTCTCGGCCGCGACCCTGCTCGTCTACAAGGCGGGCTGGATCCGCGTCACCGCCCGCTACGCCCGGATCGGCATGGCCATCGCCGTCGCGTTCGTGCTGGTCATGGCGGTCAACCTGCTGCTGGTCGCGTTCGGCGTCGCCGAAGGCGGCGGCCTGCGCAGCTTCGGCCCGCTCGGTGTGGCCGTCGGCGTCATCGCGATCCTGCTCGGCGCGTTCTTCCTGACCCTCGACTTCAAGCAGATCGAGGACGGCATCGCCTACGGCGCTCCGCGCGACGAGTCCTGGCTCGCCGCGTTCGGCCTCACCCTGACCCTGGTGTGGATCTACGTGGAGATGTTGCGACTGGTGGCGATCTTCAACAACAACGACTAG
- a CDS encoding type II toxin-antitoxin system RelE/ParE family toxin — MKYAFRFTTAAQRQLRAISRPDAMRILTALTALGDDPYRQDADVKKLTGPSGLYRLQVGSYRVAYQINDGELVVLVVKVGDRRDVYRNL, encoded by the coding sequence GTGAAGTACGCCTTCCGGTTCACCACGGCGGCGCAGCGGCAGCTCCGGGCCATCTCCAGGCCCGACGCCATGCGCATCCTGACCGCACTGACCGCACTCGGTGACGACCCGTACCGCCAAGACGCCGACGTCAAGAAGCTCACCGGCCCGTCGGGCCTCTACCGCCTCCAGGTCGGAAGCTACCGGGTCGCCTATCAGATCAACGATGGTGAACTCGTCGTCCTCGTAGTCAAGGTGGGCGACCGGCGGGACGTCTACCGCAACCTGTGA
- a CDS encoding NAD(P)/FAD-dependent oxidoreductase yields MSTTERPRILVVGGGYVGLYAARRILKKMRYGEATVTVVDPRSYMTYQPFLPEAAAGSISPRHVVVPLRRVLPKAEVLTGRVTTIDQDRKVATIAPLVGEAYELPFDYLVIAMGAVSRTFPIPGLAEQGIGMKGIEESIGLRNHVLEQLDKADSTHDEEIRRKALTFVFIGGGFAGAETIGEVEDMARDAAKYYKNVSREDMRFILVDAADKILPEVGPKLGQYGKEHLESRGVEIYLSTSMDSCVDGHVVLKNGLEVDSHTIVWTAGVKPNPALTRFGLPLGPRGHVDCEPTLQVKGTDYIWAAGDNAQVPDLVGRKAGNENAWCPPNAQHALRQAKVLGDNVVSGMRGFPQKEYSHANKGAVAGLGVHKGVAMIVMGKMKIKLKGRLAWYMHRGYHGLAMPTWNRKIRIFADWTLGMFLKREVVSLGAVENPREEFYEAAKPAPVAAKTEERAKAS; encoded by the coding sequence ATGAGCACCACGGAGCGTCCCAGGATCCTCGTAGTAGGCGGTGGGTACGTAGGCCTGTACGCAGCTCGGCGCATCCTCAAGAAGATGCGCTACGGCGAGGCGACCGTCACGGTCGTCGACCCCCGGTCGTACATGACCTACCAGCCCTTCCTCCCCGAAGCCGCCGCCGGCAGCATCTCCCCCCGGCACGTCGTCGTCCCGCTGCGACGCGTGCTGCCGAAGGCGGAGGTCCTTACCGGTCGGGTCACCACCATCGACCAGGACCGCAAGGTCGCCACGATCGCCCCGCTGGTGGGCGAGGCGTACGAGCTGCCCTTCGACTACCTGGTCATCGCGATGGGCGCGGTATCCCGCACCTTCCCGATCCCCGGCCTCGCCGAGCAGGGCATCGGCATGAAGGGCATCGAGGAGTCCATCGGCCTGCGCAACCACGTCCTCGAACAGCTCGACAAGGCCGACTCCACCCACGACGAGGAGATCCGCCGCAAGGCGCTCACCTTCGTCTTCATCGGCGGTGGCTTCGCGGGTGCGGAGACCATCGGCGAGGTCGAGGACATGGCCCGGGACGCGGCCAAGTACTACAAGAACGTGTCCCGCGAGGACATGCGCTTCATCCTGGTCGACGCCGCCGACAAGATCCTCCCCGAGGTCGGCCCCAAGCTCGGCCAGTACGGCAAGGAGCACCTGGAGAGCCGGGGCGTGGAGATCTACCTCTCCACCTCCATGGACTCCTGCGTCGACGGCCACGTGGTGCTGAAGAACGGCCTGGAGGTCGACTCCCACACGATCGTGTGGACCGCGGGCGTCAAGCCCAACCCGGCGCTGACCCGCTTCGGCCTGCCGCTCGGCCCGCGCGGCCACGTCGACTGCGAGCCCACGCTCCAGGTCAAGGGCACGGACTACATCTGGGCCGCCGGCGACAACGCACAGGTCCCGGACCTCGTCGGCCGCAAGGCGGGCAACGAGAACGCCTGGTGCCCGCCGAACGCCCAGCACGCGCTGCGCCAGGCCAAGGTCCTCGGCGACAACGTGGTCTCCGGCATGCGGGGCTTCCCGCAGAAGGAGTACAGCCACGCCAACAAGGGCGCGGTCGCGGGCCTCGGCGTGCACAAGGGCGTCGCGATGATCGTCATGGGCAAGATGAAGATCAAGCTCAAGGGCCGTCTCGCCTGGTACATGCACCGCGGCTACCACGGTCTGGCGATGCCGACCTGGAACCGCAAGATCCGCATCTTCGCCGACTGGACCCTCGGCATGTTCCTCAAGCGCGAGGTCGTCTCCCTCGGCGCCGTGGAGAACCCGCGCGAGGAGTTCTACGAGGCCGCCAAGCCGGCGCCGGTCGCCGCGAAGACCGAGGAGAGGGCCAAGGCCTCCTGA
- a CDS encoding DUF4287 domain-containing protein — protein sequence MSQLFSEETHRNLLARIPHCTGREVTDWLRTVEEGPALFRFEEKVSWLRAEHDLAYGHAKAIVHEYDLRRAARKLL from the coding sequence ATGTCCCAACTCTTCTCCGAGGAGACCCACCGCAACCTGCTCGCCCGCATCCCGCACTGCACCGGTCGTGAAGTCACCGACTGGCTGCGCACCGTCGAGGAAGGTCCAGCCCTCTTCCGCTTCGAGGAGAAGGTCAGCTGGCTGCGGGCCGAACACGACCTGGCGTACGGCCACGCCAAGGCGATCGTCCACGAGTACGACCTCAGGAGGGCGGCGCGGAAGCTGCTCTAG